A window of Macrobrachium rosenbergii isolate ZJJX-2024 chromosome 58, ASM4041242v1, whole genome shotgun sequence genomic DNA:
GACATGATTCCTATGCCTGAACCTAACCGTATTCCAATCCACATTCAGCTAttctttcttcaaaactgaagtaatgtaaattattttttcctgcctCAACAGAGAAAGTCCAATGTACCACCACCTAATTACCCTTTAGTGTGTTTAGAAGTGGTATATAAAAGATACGACACGTAAATTTTTGAACATTTCTGGAAATAAGTATGTTTAGCTGCTCCATCCTACAATTATGATTAAAGTACCGGTaagttcatttgttgttttttataacTGATGATTTTGACCTACTATCATTAAACTGTAGACCCAGCCAGTCCATGCGTCCAAACAAAACATTCCCTTTCATTATCCtactaaatctttattttcagtattaatttcAGGGGTctagggggagggggagcaaACCCCACCCCCTACTAAATCAGGGCATGGcacaaaaaaaatgatattttaatgataaaataaagtttttcatacttacctggcagatatatatatagctgtattctctgatagtccgacagaatttcaaaacttacgacaagcagtgggagatcaggtggttagtacccattcccgccactgggaggcgggtatcaggaaccattcccattttctattcagattttctagtgccactgtctcctgaggggaggtgggcgggcactatgaatatatatatctgccaggtaagtatgaacaaactttattttatcattaaaatataattttgttcatgagacttacctgtcagatatatatatatatatagctgaataccaccattggaggtgggtacagacagaataggatttaggaaacataaTACATGTAGGTGATTgacaccttggttccttacctgttagcatagctgacttcgtgattactgtcacccaagtccgcttctggtttactagagtctccagcaaggtagtgacctgtatagctggtgagttctagatgatctgtcaacgggggcgtgaccacgatgtgactagaccatattgaccatacaatgagggcaaacgaagtaaaaacaaccacctgaccaagcctaactaagttaggatagcaAAACTAAAGCTAAAGAGTGGGAAGTCCGCCTCTGGCGTCGAAaaacaacaaccataaaaacacttcctaaccattttctataggataggatgtaTGTCACTCCCTGCCCCCAGGATTgtatctgcggaaacgtatggtcctagcgagcaGCAGTTctcgtatgtcgtcttcacatctctcaggtattgtgaagcgaacacagagttgctatgccaaaatgtggcacccaaaatgttactgagtgtcatattcttctgaaaagccactgaagttgcaaccaccctcacctcgtgagcattgactttcagaagtttaaaatcagtgtcttgacagcataaatGGGCTTCTCTAATCGTGTTCCTCAggaagaacgccagtgcattcttcgacataggtaagtccggtctcttcactgaacaccatagaTTGTCCGaggcctcgactttccttcgtttGTCCAAGTAGaccttgagagccctgacagggcacaggactctctctggctcttgacccAGAATCTCAGCCATACCCTTAATTTccaaaactcttgggccaagggttaaaCGGGTTTTCGTTTTTGCTAAAAGTAGGACTTAAAGTACAAACTGTgttatgccctttaaagcctatatgcttaCTGAAGGCTTGAAGTTCGCTAACCCTCTTCGCAGTCGCTAGAGCGGTTAGGAAAATAGCctttctggtaatgttcctcaatgtcgCAGAATGGAGAGGCTCGAAAggactggacatcaggaaccgtaacaCCACATCTAAGTTCCAAGAATGAGTCCTTTGCTGAGGCACCTTCGTGGTTTCGAATGACTTTAATAGATCGcgaaggtctttgttgttagtcaggtccaggtttctatgcctaaaaacggctgatagcatactcctatatcccttgatagtcgggaCCGCTAGTTTGACttcactcctcagaaacaagaggaagtcggctatctgactcacagaggtcgtggtagaggaaatgcccttcttcctacaccatctcctgaacacggtccacttcgattggtacaaattactggaagagaatcttctggctctggcaatagctctCGCCACTGAtcttgaaaaacctctcgctctggccagcttctcgatagtctgaatgcagtcagactcagagcgggaggttttgtggtacctctcaaagtggggctgtctgagtagatcgactctcatgggcagtgtTCTcgggaagtccactaggaaggacaagacctctgtgaaccactcctcgaaggccaaaacgggcgatcaacatcatcctcgccttccgacgacgcaaacttcctgatgacttctccgaggaTTTTGAACGGGGAAAGGCATGAACATCcatccccgtccaatcccagagaagagcatctactgAGATCGCTCCTGGATCgagtacaggggagcagtaaagaggaagcctcttcgtcttggaagtcgccaagagatccaccaagggacgcCCCCATAGCCTCCACAGTCCCTGACAAACCTcttggtgcagggtccactcggtcggcagCAGTTGTtgttgccgacttagaagatccgcacggacgttctccacacctgcaacgaacctcgtgaggatcgtaatattcgGGCCTGTGCCCACAGCAGGATGTCTTTTGCTAAAGCGAACAGGGACCGGAGTGAGTTCCTCCGTTTCTTTAGGTatgccagggccgtggtgttgtccgagttgatctggactaCTCGGTTTGTGACTCGTCCCTCAAGAAAAGTAGGGCCATCTGAatcgccccaattctttgagatttatgtgccaggacacttgttcccctctccaggtacccgacacttcttccccccctagtgttgctccccatgcCGATGTGGACGcatcggaaaacaacactaggtcggggttctgaaggtTGAGAGAAacgccttctgccaactttgagggatcgagccaccaccttaggtaatccttcacctttggcgagatcttcagagaaacttccagatcctccttgtcctgccagttctctgcaaggaagaattgaagtggTCTGAGATGTAGTcaccccagggaaacaaacttctccagcgatgaaatggtccccagcagactcaaccattccctcaccgagcatgtttctttccacaggaaggctgaaactttgtctaagCACTGTTGCTGTCTTTCTTGTgacggaaaagctcgaaaagccactgaatccatctgaatccccagataaacgatggactgagtcggggtcagatgggacttttcgaaattcaccagaagtcctagggacttcgtgaAATCCAACGTcgtgtgaaggtcctccagacatcTCGACATcgacgaggctcgaatgagccaatcgtccaaataaagtgAGACTCTTATCCCTGcaaggtgaagccatctcgccacattcctCATTAACACCGTGAAGACCATAggggctgtgcttagcccgaagcaga
This region includes:
- the LOC136837306 gene encoding uncharacterized protein is translated as MKPKDLSPSYQQEKQQILFDLLEQMLEKRAVEQVSDLQSLGFYNRLFLVPKQSEGWRPVLDVSSLNHFVLKEKFKMETSQSIYRSLKTRRLDGFSGSPGRLLSRPYTSSIKEVPEVCPVGTGISIQGSLLRAKHSPYGLHGVNEECGEMASPCRDKSLTLFGRLAHSSLVDVEMSGGPSHDVGFHEVPRTSGEFRKVPSDPDSVHRLSGDSDGFSGFSSFSVTRKTATVLRQSFSLPVERNMLGEGMVESAGDHFIAGEVCFPGVTTSQTTSILPCRELAGQGGSGSFSEDLAKGEGLPKVVARSLKVGRRRFSQPSEPRPSVVFRCVHIGMGSNTRGGRSVGYLERGTSVLAHKSQRIGAIQMALLFLRDESQTE